In Bacillus sp. DX3.1, the following proteins share a genomic window:
- a CDS encoding YitT family protein — translation MDLKLNYAELTKKLIVVIVAGLLNAIGMNLFLTPAKVYASGFAGLAQLLSQVLGDFASIHVSTGVLFILFNIPVVILAWKKVGKAFTLFSFLCVIFMTLFLEIIPVKAVSNDIILNAIFGGLISAIGVGIALKWGASTGGLDIVAMILSKIKDKPVGTYFFFFNAIIIIAAGYVYGWEKALYTLVTLYVSTRIIDAIHTRHVKITAFIVTKNGKDVRKAIQERLVRGITTIPATGAFTNENKEMLMIVITSYELYELERVIKQVDPGAFTNVVQTVGVFGLFRKE, via the coding sequence ATGGATTTAAAATTAAATTATGCAGAATTAACGAAAAAGCTGATTGTTGTCATCGTTGCAGGTTTGTTGAATGCGATTGGAATGAACCTATTTTTAACACCGGCAAAAGTATATGCGAGTGGTTTTGCTGGATTAGCACAATTACTTTCACAAGTATTAGGGGATTTTGCATCGATTCATGTATCAACAGGGGTACTTTTTATTTTATTTAATATTCCGGTTGTTATTTTAGCGTGGAAAAAGGTAGGGAAAGCTTTTACGTTATTTAGTTTTTTATGCGTCATATTTATGACACTATTTTTAGAAATCATACCAGTAAAAGCGGTGTCGAATGATATTATATTAAATGCTATCTTTGGAGGTCTCATTTCTGCGATAGGAGTCGGGATTGCCTTGAAATGGGGAGCATCAACAGGTGGATTAGATATTGTTGCGATGATTTTATCGAAAATAAAAGATAAGCCAGTGGGGACATATTTCTTTTTCTTTAATGCTATCATCATTATTGCGGCTGGTTATGTATACGGATGGGAAAAAGCGCTGTATACGTTGGTGACATTATATGTATCGACACGGATTATTGATGCGATTCATACGCGTCACGTGAAAATTACAGCATTTATCGTTACGAAAAATGGTAAGGACGTAAGAAAAGCGATTCAGGAACGTTTAGTGCGAGGGATAACAACTATACCAGCTACTGGTGCCTTCACAAATGAAAATAAAGAGATGCTCATGATTGTAATTACGAGTTATGAGTTGTACGAGCTAGAGAGAGTTATTAAGCAGGTAGATCCCGGCGCATTTACAAATGTGGTTCAAACGGTAGGGGTATTTGGATTATTTCGGAAAGAGTAA
- a CDS encoding competence protein, producing the protein MGKKNKSKRFTQQGADAVMKHAARFPYRGTLAEAEKERNNSSLGGF; encoded by the coding sequence ATGGGTAAAAAGAACAAATCAAAACGTTTCACCCAACAAGGGGCCGATGCTGTTATGAAGCATGCTGCAAGATTCCCGTACCGTGGTACATTAGCTGAAGCAGAAAAAGAACGAAACAACTCTTCTCTCGGAGGGTTTTAA
- a CDS encoding DUF3813 domain-containing protein codes for MGNLLFRQARDAVSEAVSCSNGTEQQDLVYRAKNALQSAYANSSTAEKVQLRELQEQLHSISSTH; via the coding sequence ATGGGGAACTTATTATTTAGGCAAGCACGAGACGCTGTTTCCGAAGCCGTTTCATGTTCAAACGGCACTGAACAGCAAGACCTCGTTTATAGAGCAAAAAACGCTTTGCAATCCGCTTACGCCAACTCTTCAACTGCCGAAAAAGTGCAGTTGCGTGAATTGCAAGAACAACTGCATAGCATTTCTAGCACACATTAA
- a CDS encoding DUF3941 domain-containing protein, giving the protein MPYTSDNDKKARDNNAKRTQKNEQEQKNIQQGKRAYSKKTDHL; this is encoded by the coding sequence ATGCCGTATACAAGTGACAACGATAAAAAAGCACGCGATAATAATGCAAAACGCACACAAAAAAATGAACAAGAACAAAAAAATATTCAGCAAGGAAAGCGTGCCTACTCTAAAAAAACAGATCACCTATAA
- a CDS encoding Cof-type HAD-IIB family hydrolase: protein MKKQHLIALDLDGTLLTDNKIISARTKKTIEKAKEQGHIVVISTGRPFRASHAYYKELNLNTPIVNFNGAYVHHPLDVNWGTHHSPLELSTAQEIVRACFDFGVKNIYAEVIDDVYVREIDEDKKHIFEFGSPKIFTGDLLNILQDHPTCLLIDAHDEQSLAIRQHLTDMHAEVIDHRKWGAPWPIIEIVKSGLNKAIGLQRVSSYYNIPQERIIAFGDEDNDFEMIEFAGHGIAMGNAIPELKSLANHTTLTNEEDGIALYLEEILGL from the coding sequence ATGAAAAAACAACATTTAATCGCATTAGATTTAGACGGTACTTTACTTACGGACAATAAAATTATTTCAGCACGCACAAAGAAAACAATTGAAAAAGCAAAAGAACAAGGACATATTGTTGTGATCTCAACAGGACGTCCATTTCGTGCTAGTCATGCCTATTATAAAGAACTTAATTTGAACACGCCGATCGTTAACTTTAACGGCGCTTATGTTCATCACCCGCTTGATGTAAACTGGGGAACTCATCACTCTCCTCTTGAACTTTCTACTGCACAGGAAATTGTTCGTGCTTGCTTTGATTTTGGTGTCAAAAATATTTATGCTGAAGTCATTGATGATGTATATGTTCGTGAAATTGATGAAGATAAAAAACATATTTTTGAATTTGGTTCTCCAAAGATTTTCACAGGAGATTTATTAAACATCTTACAAGATCATCCAACATGTTTATTAATTGATGCGCACGATGAACAATCATTGGCCATTCGCCAACATTTAACCGATATGCATGCTGAAGTCATTGATCATCGTAAATGGGGTGCTCCTTGGCCGATTATTGAAATTGTGAAAAGTGGCCTAAATAAAGCGATAGGCCTCCAAAGAGTTTCAAGCTATTACAACATTCCACAAGAACGCATCATTGCCTTCGGTGATGAAGATAATGATTTTGAAATGATTGAGTTTGCAGGTCATGGAATCGCCATGGGCAATGCCATTCCAGAATTAAAATCATTAGCAAACCACACGACATTAACAAATGAAGAAGATGGAATTGCCCTTTATCTAGAAGAAATTCTCGGATTGTAA